In the genome of Coturnix japonica isolate 7356 chromosome 19, Coturnix japonica 2.1, whole genome shotgun sequence, one region contains:
- the LOC107322738 gene encoding uncharacterized protein LOC107322738 yields MCAAGTRGGCAAVSPPVSGGSADPEQLFHVEGNPLCNQPRRLPDTWSLKAIIPHLSDRSAARTQLRRTRCSGPTAALPAARPAGRRLQEALQVLCSLVAERCVLSVPEAAVRATHRTPFRPVGAPRGSAVEQNEPVCLTRSLMLRAQMSPAGARRCWPRSVGCAVPAAPLFCVLSLRSVFPALSALSVRGEQSEPPSVTQLSALW; encoded by the exons ATGTGCGCGGCGGGGACGCGCGGTGGCTGCGCTGCCGTTTCCCCTCCCGTGAGCGGCGGTTCTGCTGACCCC GAGCAGCTCTTCCACGTTGAGGGAAACCCGCTGTGTAACCAGCCGAGGCGTCTTCCCGATACATGGAGCCTGAAGGCGATAATCCCGCACCTGAGTGACCGCAGCGCAGCTCGGACGCAGCTCCGCAGGACGCGATGTTCGGGGCCAACGGCGGCGCTGCCGGCAGCCCGTCCCGCAGGGCGCCGCTTGCAGGAGGCGTTACAGGTTCTTTGCAGTTTAGTTGCAGAGCGCTGCGTGCTGTCAGTGCCGGAGGCCGCTGTCCGCGCCACCCATAGGACGCCGTTTCGCCCCGTCGGGGCACCGCGTGGTTCTGCTGTAGAACAGAACGAGCCCGTTTGTTTGACCCGTTCCTTGATGCTCAGAGCGCAGATGAGTCCTGCAGGAGCAAGGCGCTGCTGGCCGCGCTCTGTTGGCTGCGCAGTGCCAGCCGCTCCCCTGTTCTGTGTTCTGTCCCTGCGTTCTGTGTTTCCTGCTCTGTCGGCTCTGTCCGTGCGGGGCGAGCAGTCAGAGCCGCCATCAGTCACGCAGCTCTCTGCACTTTGGTAG